The Oleispira antarctica RB-8 genome contains the following window.
CATGGCTGTGCCATACCAACCAACCTCCGTAAGGTTGATATTGGCTGATGCTGGCGGGCAAACTGTTGGATAAAACCAATGCCCATAAAATAAAGCCAAAAGTGATAAAAACACTCGCAGCTAAGAAGAAGGGGCGAAAGGCAATTTGCCAAATAGGAAGGGTTGTTTTGATAGCAGTTTGTGACATGAGGTTCTCTTAGAATGACACGGCAAAATCAATTTTCACTATATATCAGTTACACTGGAGATGTTTGACTTGGCGCATAAAAAAAGTGCATATAAAGGTCGTTCGTTAATTCTTAGTGAGAAAAAGAGCGCTGATGAGGAAAAATTGCCAATGATAAGAGTTTACCTAGCAAATCGTCCTCCTTTAGCAGAGTACCTTGATGTGGATGTGATAGATCATCTGCCCGTAGGCGAAATACAGCGCATCGCGAGTGAGACGGGAAATCACTGGCGCAAAATCTTTAATGTATATGCCAAACTTATTTATAGTCTCGCGGGTATGGCGCATCATTCATTGTTGCTGCAATATGGCAGCTGGCAAGAATATCGAGATCAATCTTTGCTGCAGCAGGGCAGTGATACTGAGCTCTATCTTGATCCTCTTTCATTGTCTCTAGGATTGAAGTCAGGGGTTCATGTTGTGATGGGTAAATCATTTTCTGAGCGCCTATTGGCGGATATTTCGCTAGAATGGTTAGATAACGATTTTGCGATTAATCGAAAGCATAATATTATCGTTAGCCCTTATTTTGACTATCGCCAGTTATCCAATATAAAAATAGAGCGTTTAGCAGAATTGATTGTGTCGCTGCAAAACGCAGTTGTATTGAGGCATTAAGGTGAAACGTAGCGTGTATACACTCAGTATGTTCATAAAGAGCAGTACCTTAACGTTAATTATTTTAATGTCTTTGCCGATGAGCGTTATTGCAGCTCCCGTGACGTATGTCGATTTAGCTCTGGGATTGGGCGTTCATGTTTTGGATGATACGGATCAAGGAGCGGCGAGTAAGCTGATAAAAGCGGGCATGGGTGTGCAGTGGTTTCCCTTTTTAAGTACTCAGGTTGGTATTTGGTCGTGGAACAGTGAAGATCCATCCAAGCGTGAGTCTGAAGAGAATTTCGAACAGAAAAAATTGGGGGTGTTTGATGGACTGAGCAGTTCATTGGAAGTCGCACTGCAGTGGCCTATTGAAAATGCCGGTGCTCTATTGAGTGCGGGGCCATATTATCGCTATGGTCGACATTGTTGGTCAGCTGTTTTGACAGGCTTATTGCAGCCCTGGTCAAGAAAAGGGTGTTCGGATTTGAATACGTTAGGTTTTTCGTTTCCTGTGCCGAAAGAGAAAAATGCAGGGGTGTATATTGAGTTTACTCAAACCGAGTTTGATGATTTATCATCGCGTTCGCTGCAATTAGGTGTAAAACTTGCATTTTAGCGTTAATTTAATGCTGAGGCTCATTATAAAAAGTTAACTAATTGGTTAGAATGCTGTAATTCGAATCAATTAAGAGTTTATATGTCTTCTTCGACCTCAAACGTACCCCCTAGTACAGAAAGCGCCAAATCCATTCCTCTCAGCTTAGCCTTGCTGCCTGTGATTCTCCTTATGATCATGCTGGCAGGTTCGGTGTATTATTTCTCTGATAACTCCTCTTATGGCGGCAATCAAATTGGCTTGCTCATTGCCGCGGCGATTGCGTCAATAATTGGGGTTAAATTGGGCTATAAATGGGAAGTTATCGAAAAAGGCATTATCGATGGTATTTCTAATGCCATGATTGCGGTGCTTATTTTGTTGGTGGTTGGCTCCTTGATCGGCAGTTGGATGTTATCGGGCACCGTACAAAGTTTAATTTATTACGGCCTTATGCTAATCAGTGCCGAATGGTTTTATGCTGCTGCCTGTTTGGTATGCGCGATTGCTGCTATGAGTATTGGTAGCTCGTGGACCGTTGCTGGTACCTTGGGGGTCGCATTTATGGGAATGGCGGCGGCAATGCAGCTTGATCCTGCTATCGCTGCGGGTGCGGTTATTTCAGGCGCGTACTTCGGTGATAAGTTATCACCGCTCTCAGACACTACGAATTTGGCGTCAGCGGTAACCAATACGCCGTTATTCTTGCACATTCAAAACTTGCTTTGGACCACTATTCCTAGCTTTGTGATCGCATTGATACTTTTTACTTTTATGGGGGGAGAACCTTCTTTATCGTCTGCACAATCAGTCAGCGAAACAATGGACGGGCTGGACGGTAACTTCGCCATAGGGTTGCACTTGTTATTGCCGGTGGCTTTTGTATTCGCACTTGCATGGTTGAGGGTGCCTGCTTTGCCGACTATTTTAGCCGGGGCTTTATTGGGTGGTTTGTTTGCGGTTATATTTCAGCCTGATGCGGTGAGCCGATTTGTTATTGTGTCGGGGTTTAGTTCTGATTTGTCGGGTATTGAGCAAAATATACTCGCGGTATGGAAGGTGCTGTTTGATGGCTATCAATCCAATATTGGTAATGACGCTTTGGACAGTTTGTTATCCCGTGGTGGCATGAGCAGTATGCTGAATACCGTTTGGTTGATTTTGTGTGCCATGGCGTTTGGCTCGGTAATGGAGACTGTAGGGTTGTTGCAGCGTATTCTGACCGCGATAATGAGTTCGATTGAATCAACAACCGGTCTTATTATTACTACTGTATTTACCTGTATCGGTGCAAATGTGATGACGGCTGATCAGTACATTGCGATTGTATTGCCTGGACGTATGTTCAAGCTTGAATATACGAAGCGTGGTTTAGCGCCACAAAATTTATCGCGTACGTTGGAAGATTCTGCCACGATGACATCGCCGCTGATTCCTTGGAATACTTGTGGTGCTTATATGGCCGGTACTTTGGGTGTGGCGACATTATCTTACTTACCCTACGCGTTCTTTAACTTACTTGGACCGATATTGTGTATCGCTTTTGCAGTCACGCACTTTCGAATTATTCCTTTAGAAACTTCTTCGGATGAAGAGTTAGAAGCCGATGTCGAGTTCAACAGAGAAAAATCAGTCAGTTGATCACTAGTTAACGGCCAGTTGATTAAATAAGGTGAGCTAATGGCTTATTAAGGCGATTGTCTTATGCTTCTGTTAAAATCCTCTGCAACTTACATTGCAGGGGATTTTTTATGTTAATGACTTTTCTTTATATCGTGATTGGTGCACTACTTGTCTACGCATTAATACGCGCATTTTCCGGGACTAGCGGCACCAGTGTGGCGGGTAATATTGATGCGGGTGTTGAATTTTTAGCAGAAAATAAGAATAAAGAGGGTGTGGTGGAAACCGATTCTGGTTTGCAATACTTACAACTACAGGCAGGAACGGGCAGTGATCACCCAGGTGCAAAAACAAAGGTTCTGGCTCATTACCACGGTACGTTAATCGACGGTACGGTATTCGACAGTTCTGTTGATCGTGGGCAGCCATTAGAGTTTGGTTTGAATCAAGTTATTCGTGGTTGGACTGAAGGTTTGCAGTTAATGGTGGTGGGCGAAAAAATGCGTTTATTCATCCCAAGTAAGCTGGCTTATGGTAGTCGTCCTGCTGGAGCAATACCAGGTGGTTCGGTTTTGATCTTTGATGTTGAATTAATCGCCATTAATTCATAGATTCTGACCTTACATTACAAATTAGTCTGGGTTCCTTCCGATAAGAAGGATAAGTCACTTGAAATTCCCTGTGACACCCTTATTATCAGTACTAGTACTCGAAAATTTAATCAATGGAGCGACAAATGGAACATGTAAACACAGGCACCGCGCAAAATGTGACGAGTGCAGAAACTCAAAAGGTATTACGTAATACCTATATGCTACTGAGCATGACACTGGCTTTTAGTGCTTTAACGGCAGGCATTTCCATGTCTGTTAATTTAGGCGGCGGTGCGGCGATGATTATGTCTTTGGCTGCTCTTGCCATCGTCTGGTTTGTTCTTCCTCGCACGGCTAATACAGCAATGGGTCTTCCGGTTGTATTTTTATTTACGGGTCTTCTAGGTGCAGCGCTTGGACCAATGCTTAACCGTTATCTTTCTTTGCCAAACGGTTCTGAAATGGTAATGCAGGCATTAGGCGGTACGGCGATTATTTTCTTATCGTTGTCTGCTTATGTATTAACGACTAAAAAAGACTTCTCTTTTATGGGTGGTTTTTTGTTTGTAGGTTTGATGGTTGTTATTGTGGGTGCTGTTGGCGCCATGATCGCTTCTTACTTCTTTGGCGTTGATATTTCATTGTTTTCTTTAGTGATCTCAGGCGCTATTGTATTGCTTATGTCGGGTTTCATCTTGTTTGATACTAGCCGTATCATCAACGGTGGTGAGACTAACTACATTATGGCAACGGTTGGTTTGTACTTGAATATTTACAACTTGTTCACGGCTTTATTGCACATTATTGGCGCGACTAGCGACGATTAATGGCTTAAATAAAAAAGAAGGCTTTGCCTTCTTTTTTATTGTTCTCTCCCTTTCTTAATCCCTCCTTAATTTCTATTTCTATCTTTCTATCTGCGCTTTTTATTTACGACTTTATTTTTAGTTCATTTTTAGATCACTTTCCGCGTTACCCATTTTTATTCTTATTTAATTAATACGAGAGGCTGGTATTTTGTCATCAAACCTTTGATGATAAGGGCATGAAATTATAAGAGCAGTGATATGAATACTGATACAAATAGACTTTTGCTAGTCGATCAATGCCAAACATTAAAACAAGATTTACGCGCCCGTCGTGATGACTTAACTCAGGTGCACAGTACTCGCTTGCACCGTTCTTTAAGTTGGCTCAAGGCAGCGAGTGAACAGCTTCAAACCAATAATATCGATCAAGCGTTTATTAATCTGTGGATCAGCTTCAGTGCGTGTTTTTATATTGAGGGCGATGAGCCGATAGCGCCTTTTATAGAAAAGCTCATTGCACTCGATGACCAGCAGCGCATTTATACCTGCTTATGGAATGAGTATTCGGGGTCGGTAAAGGCCTTGATTAAAAACCCTTACGTTTTTGCAGAATTTTGGCAAGCGCAGCGCTTAATAGGCGAAGAGAAAGAGGGCAGTAATAATGCAGGAAATGGAAAGCCCACTTGGCGTATCAGCTTTGATCAATCTTCTGTTGAGGCATTAAATTGTTTGAGCAGAAAAAAGATTGCGCCATTATTTTCCATCGTATTGGACCGCTTATATGTTTTACGAAATCAGGTCTTGCAAGGTGGGGCAACGTATCAAAGTCAGGTGAATCGTGAGCAGGTTGAAGATGGTGTTGCGCTGCTATCAAGCATTATGCCGATTATTATCAGTATCATGTTGAATAGCAGCGACGAAGACTGGGGTGATATTGCTTATCCCGTTATTTGATGCATTTGAATAACGCAATAGGGCGCTTACATGCGCTCTAAGGTTTCAATGCCCAATAGGTTTAAGCCTTGTTTAATTGTTTTTCCTGCAAGAGCGGCTAAGCGTAAACGGCTCATTTTTTGCGCTTCGGTTTCTGCGCTAAGAATAGGGCAGTGCTCGTAGAAGCTAGAGAATAATCCCGCCACTTCATAAATGTAACTGCACAACGTATGTGGCTGGCCTCGTTGGCTGATGCGCTCTAGAATTTCTGGGAACTGCATTAGTTTGTTCGCTAAATCTTTTTCTTTTTTCGCATCCAGTTTTACTTCACCTTGAATACTATTCATATCCAAGCCCGCTTTGTCAAAGATGCTGGCAACGCGGGTATACGCGTACATTAAATACGGTGCGGTATTACCTTCAAAACTTAACATTTGATCGAAGTTGAAAATATAATCGCGGGCGCGATCTTTTGAAAGATCAGCGTATTTCACGGCAGATATACCAACAGCCTTGCCAATCTTTTCCAGCTCTTGTTCAGGCATGTCTGGGTTTTTGCTGCGTACCAAGGCAATGGCGCGTTCTTCTGCTTCATCTAATAAATCGACCAGTTTAACGGTGCCGCCGCTGCGCGTTTTGAAGGGCTTGCCATCTTCGCCGTTCATTGTGCCAAATCCTAAGTGTTCTAAGCTAACGTGGTCGCTGGCAAAACCTGCTTTGTGAGCAAGGGCAAAAACTTGGTTGAAGTGTAATGCTTGGCGCTGGTCAACAAAATACAATACACGGTCTGCTTTTAACTGCTGTGCACGGTAGCGAATCGCAGCAAGGTCACTGGTGGCATATAAAAAGCCACCGCCGGATTTTTGTACAATGATAGGCAGTACATCACCTTCTTTGTTTTTGAACTCGTCTAAGAAAACGCATTGAGCACCATTACTTTCGGTAAGTAAGTTCGCTTTGGTTAATTCATCAACGATGGATTGCAGATCGTTATTGTAGGCACTTTCACCACGTACATCGGCAGCGGTTAAACTCACTCCTAGGCGCTTATAAAGTGCTAAGCAATGCTCTAGAGAAATGCTGTTGAATTCGGCCCATAATTTATTGCAATATTCATCACCTGATTGCAACGCAACAACTAATTCACGTGCGCGGTTAGCGAACTCTTCAGATTCATCGAAACGGCCTTTTGAAGCGCGATAAAAACCTTCTAGGTCGGCGAGGTCTAACGCTTCACCATTATTTTGCTGTTCTTCCATGTAAGCCAGCAACATACCAAATTGTGTACCCCAATCGCCTACGTGGTTTTGGCGAATAACGTTGTGCCCTTGAAATTCTAAGGCACGAACAACGGCGTCACCTATGATGCTTGAACGTAAGTGACCTACGTGCATTTCTTTGGCAAGGTTTGGCGAGCTGTAATCCACGACGATGGTTTGAGGTGTGTCTGCTCGTTTAATACCAATGTATTTATCACTCAAAGCGTCACTTACTTGCTGTTCTAACCAGCTATCATTGACGAAGAAGTTAATAAAGCCTGGGCCTGCAATTTGAGTATCACTGATGCGAGGATCTTTTGGCATGGCTGTGATTATTTTATCGGCCAAGTCGCGGGGATTCATGCCCGCAGGTTTGGCCAACATCATGGCAATATTACAGGCAAAATCGCCGTGGCTTTTGTCTTTAGTGTTTGAAATGTTGATACGCGGGCTGACATCTTCAGCAAGAACGCCTTGCTGTTTTAGGATATCAATGGTTTGTGATAATAGTGCTTCGACAACCGATTTCATGCTGCTACCTTTATATTGCTCATGCGAGCCCGCTGTAAATTTCTGACGGCAGATTTTACGCGATAGTCAAAGGCTTGTCTTGTTTAACGTGCCTTGTTTAATGCGTTCTGTTCAGAGTCCTCTGTTATGTCTTAATCTTCTAGTATATGATTTTGGAGAAAATGAAATAGGAAGGATAAATCGTGATTAAGGATGATTTAAGGCGAGCTTTTTTGACAAAAGCTTTACGCTTTGGGGGTGTTTTGGCATTGACGCCTATTTTGCCAAAAAGTGTATTGGCCAAAGACGATTTTGCTAAAGATGATTTTGATCGTTATAAGTCGGGAATGAATGCGGGCTTGTTTAAGGTTAAGGATGAGTTTGCTCAATATAAAAAGGCTTACGCCCAAGCCTATCGAGAGTATCAAAACGAAATAGCCCAGTTCTGGGTAGAGGTAGAACTGTCAAGTAGAACTTCTTGGGTTGATTATGATTCAACGATGAATATCAAGCGAGTGGTTGATTTTGCTAATAACGAAATTCGCATTTCTGTACAGGGGGATAAGCTGCAGGGTTTTTCTCCAAAGGATTCAGAGCGTGAAATTCTAGCGGCATTATCTATGGATATTGGTGCGGCTTATAAAGACGATCCCGTGCTGGCAAAAATTGTGGGTGATCAACAGCCCAATAGCCAGCGAAAAATTTTAGGGTTGGATAAAAGTCTCGCGAGTTCTTTGAATAAAGCAGCGGTATTGAAACGTCAGCAAGGAAAGAAAGGCGAACTGCTAACC
Protein-coding sequences here:
- the nhaC gene encoding Na(+)/H(+) antiporter (Sodium/proton antiporter) — protein: MSSSTSNVPPSTESAKSIPLSLALLPVILLMIMLAGSVYYFSDNSSYGGNQIGLLIAAAIASIIGVKLGYKWEVIEKGIIDGISNAMIAVLILLVVGSLIGSWMLSGTVQSLIYYGLMLISAEWFYAAACLVCAIAAMSIGSSWTVAGTLGVAFMGMAAAMQLDPAIAAGAVISGAYFGDKLSPLSDTTNLASAVTNTPLFLHIQNLLWTTIPSFVIALILFTFMGGEPSLSSAQSVSETMDGLDGNFAIGLHLLLPVAFVFALAWLRVPALPTILAGALLGGLFAVIFQPDAVSRFVIVSGFSSDLSGIEQNILAVWKVLFDGYQSNIGNDALDSLLSRGGMSSMLNTVWLILCAMAFGSVMETVGLLQRILTAIMSSIESTTGLIITTVFTCIGANVMTADQYIAIVLPGRMFKLEYTKRGLAPQNLSRTLEDSATMTSPLIPWNTCGAYMAGTLGVATLSYLPYAFFNLLGPILCIAFAVTHFRIIPLETSSDEELEADVEFNREKSVS
- a CDS encoding Peptidyl-prolyl cis-trans isomerase, which produces MLMTFLYIVIGALLVYALIRAFSGTSGTSVAGNIDAGVEFLAENKNKEGVVETDSGLQYLQLQAGTGSDHPGAKTKVLAHYHGTLIDGTVFDSSVDRGQPLEFGLNQVIRGWTEGLQLMVVGEKMRLFIPSKLAYGSRPAGAIPGGSVLIFDVELIAINS
- the argS gene encoding Arginine-tRNA ligase; this translates as MKSVVEALLSQTIDILKQQGVLAEDVSPRINISNTKDKSHGDFACNIAMMLAKPAGMNPRDLADKIITAMPKDPRISDTQIAGPGFINFFVNDSWLEQQVSDALSDKYIGIKRADTPQTIVVDYSSPNLAKEMHVGHLRSSIIGDAVVRALEFQGHNVIRQNHVGDWGTQFGMLLAYMEEQQNNGEALDLADLEGFYRASKGRFDESEEFANRARELVVALQSGDEYCNKLWAEFNSISLEHCLALYKRLGVSLTAADVRGESAYNNDLQSIVDELTKANLLTESNGAQCVFLDEFKNKEGDVLPIIVQKSGGGFLYATSDLAAIRYRAQQLKADRVLYFVDQRQALHFNQVFALAHKAGFASDHVSLEHLGFGTMNGEDGKPFKTRSGGTVKLVDLLDEAEERAIALVRSKNPDMPEQELEKIGKAVGISAVKYADLSKDRARDYIFNFDQMLSFEGNTAPYLMYAYTRVASIFDKAGLDMNSIQGEVKLDAKKEKDLANKLMQFPEILERISQRGQPHTLCSYIYEVAGLFSSFYEHCPILSAETEAQKMSRLRLAALAGKTIKQGLNLLGIETLERM
- a CDS encoding Lytic transglycosylase catalytic, with protein sequence MIKDDLRRAFLTKALRFGGVLALTPILPKSVLAKDDFAKDDFDRYKSGMNAGLFKVKDEFAQYKKAYAQAYREYQNEIAQFWVEVELSSRTSWVDYDSTMNIKRVVDFANNEIRISVQGDKLQGFSPKDSEREILAALSMDIGAAYKDDPVLAKIVGDQQPNSQRKILGLDKSLASSLNKAAVLKRQQGKKGELLTIIAKLPANSLAIRAESFLPSVEASALKWQVPAALIMAIMHTESAFNPLARSHIPAFGLMQIVPKSAGRDASRLVFGEERLLVGRDLYEPETNIEMGAAYLHILDRKYLKGITDDKSRQLCVVAAYNTGAGNVAYAFAGTTSVKKALPLINRLSSQQVYAHLRSQLKYQEARNYLQKVTKALPLYA